In Nodosilinea sp. PGN35, the genomic stretch GCTCCAATGCCGCCATGAGCAAGGCCGCTACCCGCGTGCTCAAGCTGCTGGGCCACAGCGAAGTGGCCCCGGTCAACTCCAGCTGCGGCGCGGAACAGGAGTATTTCCTGGTCGATGCCAACTTCGCCACCGTGCGCCCGGATCTGCTGCTGGCGGGCCGCACCTTGTTTGGCAAATCGCCCGCCAAGGGTCAGCAGTTTGACGACCACTACTTTGGGGCAATTCCGGAGCGCGTCCAGATCTTCATGCAGGATGTGGAGGAAAAGCTCTACCGCCTGGGCATTCCGGCCAAGACCCGCCACAACGAGGTGGCCCCCGGCCAGTTTGAGATCGCCCCCTTCTTTGAGGCGGCCAACGTGGCCAGCGACCACCAGCAGCTGATCATGACCGTGCTGCGCAACACCGCCAAAAAGCACGGCTTTCTCTGTCTGCTGCACGAAAAGCCCTTTGCGGGTATCAACGGCTCGGGCAAGCACGTCAACTGGTCGGTGGGCAACCCCACCCAGGGCAACCTGCTGGATCCGGGCGATACGCCCCACGCCAACGCCCAGTTTCTGGTGTTCTGCGGCGCGGTGATTCGCGGCGTGCACAAGTACGGGCCGCTGCTGCGGGCGGTGATCGCCAGCGCCAGCAACGACCACCGGCTGGGGGCCAACGAGGCACCGCCTGCGATTATCTCCATTTACCTGGGCAGCCAGCTGCAAGATGTGTTTGACCAGATCGCCTCAGGCGAGGTGACCGGCTGCCAGGCCAAGGGCGAGATGGATTTGGGGGTAGACACCCTGCCGAAATTTACTAAGGATGCGGGCGATCGCAACCGCACCTCCCCCTTTGCCTTCACCGGCAACCGCTTCGAGTTTCGTGCCGTGGGCTCGGGCCAGTCGGTGGCCGGGCCGCTGGTGGCGATGAACACCATTCTGGCCGACTCCCTCGACTGGGTGGCCGACCAGATGGAAGCCAAGCTGGGAGAGGGGGTTGAGCTGAACGTGGCCATCCACGACATCCTGCGCGACATCATTCGCGACCACGGGGCGGTGGTGTTCAACGGCAACGGCTACTCCAGCGAGTGGCACGAAATGGCCGTCAACGAGCGGGGGTTAGCCAACCTGCGCACCACCGCCGACGCCCTGCCCGTGCTGCGGGAGCAGTACATCGAGGATCTCTTCGCCAAGGAGAAAGTGCTCACCCCGGTGGAGCTGGGCAGCCGCTTTGAAGCCTACTCGGAGCAGTACATCCAGCACATTGAGGTCGAGGCTAAGCTGGTAATCAGCATGGCCAAGACCATCATCTATCCCGCCGCCATGCGCTACCTGGGTGAGCTGACCAAAACCATTGCCAGCCTCGGCGGTATGGGCATTGAGTTTAGCAACGACAGCGTGGTCAAGATTGCTGACCTCACCAAGTCGATGATGGCCAAGGTGGGCGAGCTAGACGACATGATGACCAAGCACTTCATGTCGGTGGAAGAGCACATGCAGTTCTGTGCCCAGACCGTGCGCCCCCTGATGGATCAGGTGCGCGAGTACGCCGACGCCCTGGAGGGCGAGGTGGCCGACGACCTCTGGCCCCTGCCCACCTACCAGGAGATGCTGTTTATCAAGTAGGGCGGTAAGGCAGACTGCGGAAGGGGTTTAAGGTATCAGGTATCGGGTATCAGGCATACCCTTGTACCTGATACCCTGCACCCTGAACCCCTTTTACCGTTCTACTGTTATTCCGTGAGCAAACCCGTCAAGACTAACGCCGCCCGCCTGCTCGATCGCCTCCGGCTGCCCTACGAACTGCTCGAGTACGAGGTGGATCCCGATGACCTGGCGGCGGAGAGCACCGCCGAGAAACTGGGCCTGCCGCCGGAGCAGGTGTTTAAAACGCTGGTGGCCAGGGGCGATCGCAACGGTGTCTGTCTTGCCGTCATCCCCGGCAGCGCCCAGCTGGATTTGAAGGCTCTGGCGGTGCTGGCGGGCGATCGCAAGACCGATACCGTGCCCCTCAAAGAGGTGCAGCCCCTCACCGGCTACATTCGCGGCGGTGTCACCGCCCTGGGCACCAAAAAGGCCTATCCGGTCTACGTGGATGAGTCGATCCTCACCTTCGACACCGTGGCGGTGTCGGCGGGCAAGCGGGGGCTGATGCTGTGGCTGACCCCGCAAGATTATTTGACGGCGACCGGGGGGAGGGTGGGCGCGATCGCTCGATACACTCTCTAACGGCCTCTTAACCAATCTGCCAATGGCGTAGGGTGGTTCGTAGATTTGCGAAGTGGTGCATTGCGGCTCTGCGGGCCACGTTTTGGGGTGGGTGGTGAGGGGTGGATGGGCGTAGGCAGAGCCGTGCCCCTGGCGCTCTGCACCCTGCGCCCATCCACCCATCCACAAAAAAAGGCACCCCCGAGGGGATGCCTTTACTGCTCCAGCTACAGCACAAAGCTGAGAGGGTCGGTCGTCTAGACCAACTGATGCAATTCTTCTTCTAACTGCGTCAGAAGCCGATCGTTGCCCTGGGCACGAGCCACCTCTATGCGATGCTGAATAGACTGCTGAATATTGATACGGTGAGCCTCAGCGGCTTCTCTCAGCAGATGCCGACGGGCTTTCAAACCTGTATCTACAGCCACGCGCTCTGGCTGAAACACAGGCTGACGCTGAGGGGTCGCAGCCGAGGACTGTACCTGCCCGTGGCAGTTGGTGCTGTAGGCAACTCCACGGTAGGTATAGTTACCAATGGGCTGAGTCACCGGCAAATGGCTGACGTAGGAAAATTTGGTTGGACGACCCCGGTAGCGTCCGGTAATTTCACTCTCGCGCACTTCGAGAGAAGGCGGGTTGTAATCGTAATCTACGCCGCGATAGCAAAGCTTCATGTCACGCCTCCTGTTGACAAAGGATTTAACAGACTGCCTAGGCAGGGTGCGTTCCTTCAGGAGCCAATCTCCTTACTTCCGTCTAGGGCGTAGTGGAGAAATCTCCAGTTTGCCTCAGATGAACGTCAACGTACTTTCTGTATTCAATTTTACCGAATCCTCCCGATGTCAGCAAGCCGTGGGATTTATTTTGACCAGATATCTATCCGGGGGAATAGCCCGCCCCGCCTGGGCTTGGGGCAAAAACGTCGGCGATCGCACCGCCGCAAATCTTTACTTTCTCTGTCATCAAACCCACATCTCCGCTCGGCCCGCAGAGACCGGCAATGACAAACAATTTGAACTATGCTGTTTATGTAACGGTTACTTAACGTAAGGAGCGTTTAACGCAGCCTTTTAGCGTAGTAGTCGCCTCCCCACGGGTTTTTACTGTTATGAAATGCACTATCAATCGCCGGGCGCAGTTTTCGGCCAGCCACCGCTACTGGCTGCACGAACTCAGCGCTGCCGAAAACGTTCAGCGATTTGGCCCCTGCACCAACGCCCCTGGGCACGGCCATAACTATGTCCTCTACGTGGCCATGGAGGGCGACCTCGACGAGTACGGCATGGTGCTCAACCTGTCCGACGTCAAGCACGTAATCAAAAAAGAAGTCACCAGCCAGCTCGACTTCGCCTACCTCAACGACGTCTGGCCCGAATTTGAGCACACCCTGCCCACCACCGAATACCTGGCCAAGGTGATTTGGGACCGCCTCGCCCCCCACCTGCCCATCGTCAACATTCAGCTGTTTGAACACCCCGAACTCTGGTCCGACTACTCAGGTAACGCCATGGAAGCCTTTCTCACCGTCAGCACCCACTTCAGCGCCGCCCACCGGCTGGCCTCCCCCCGGCTCAGCTACGAAGAAAACTGCGAGATCTACGGCAAGTGCGCCCGCCCCCACGGCCACGGCCACAACTACCACCTGGAGGTCACCGTCAAGGGCCAGATCGACCCCCG encodes the following:
- a CDS encoding glutamine synthetase III; the protein is MSGNELRAQAIASIACRPKVPVSTPGRLEDLWAKDVFSLSKMQECLPKSVFKSLQKTITTGAPLDMSVADVVAVAMKDWAISKGALYYSHMFYPLTNATAEKHDGFISVQSDGSVISEFSGKVLVQGEPDGSSFPNGGIRSTFEARGYTAWDVTSPAFVMETENGVTLCIPTVFVSWTGEALDKKTPLLRSNAAMSKAATRVLKLLGHSEVAPVNSSCGAEQEYFLVDANFATVRPDLLLAGRTLFGKSPAKGQQFDDHYFGAIPERVQIFMQDVEEKLYRLGIPAKTRHNEVAPGQFEIAPFFEAANVASDHQQLIMTVLRNTAKKHGFLCLLHEKPFAGINGSGKHVNWSVGNPTQGNLLDPGDTPHANAQFLVFCGAVIRGVHKYGPLLRAVIASASNDHRLGANEAPPAIISIYLGSQLQDVFDQIASGEVTGCQAKGEMDLGVDTLPKFTKDAGDRNRTSPFAFTGNRFEFRAVGSGQSVAGPLVAMNTILADSLDWVADQMEAKLGEGVELNVAIHDILRDIIRDHGAVVFNGNGYSSEWHEMAVNERGLANLRTTADALPVLREQYIEDLFAKEKVLTPVELGSRFEAYSEQYIQHIEVEAKLVISMAKTIIYPAAMRYLGELTKTIASLGGMGIEFSNDSVVKIADLTKSMMAKVGELDDMMTKHFMSVEEHMQFCAQTVRPLMDQVREYADALEGEVADDLWPLPTYQEMLFIK
- the ybaK gene encoding Cys-tRNA(Pro) deacylase, which encodes MSKPVKTNAARLLDRLRLPYELLEYEVDPDDLAAESTAEKLGLPPEQVFKTLVARGDRNGVCLAVIPGSAQLDLKALAVLAGDRKTDTVPLKEVQPLTGYIRGGVTALGTKKAYPVYVDESILTFDTVAVSAGKRGLMLWLTPQDYLTATGGRVGAIARYTL
- a CDS encoding DUF4278 domain-containing protein; the encoded protein is MKLCYRGVDYDYNPPSLEVRESEITGRYRGRPTKFSYVSHLPVTQPIGNYTYRGVAYSTNCHGQVQSSAATPQRQPVFQPERVAVDTGLKARRHLLREAAEAHRINIQQSIQHRIEVARAQGNDRLLTQLEEELHQLV
- a CDS encoding 6-carboxytetrahydropterin synthase is translated as MKCTINRRAQFSASHRYWLHELSAAENVQRFGPCTNAPGHGHNYVLYVAMEGDLDEYGMVLNLSDVKHVIKKEVTSQLDFAYLNDVWPEFEHTLPTTEYLAKVIWDRLAPHLPIVNIQLFEHPELWSDYSGNAMEAFLTVSTHFSAAHRLASPRLSYEENCEIYGKCARPHGHGHNYHLEVTVKGQIDPRTGMLVDLAALQAAIDEHVVEPFDHTFLNKDIPYFAEVVPTAENIAVHIRDLLQGPIAALGASLHKVKLIESPNNSAEVYAAVPLEEAETVATPQFATV